Proteins encoded within one genomic window of Castellaniella sp.:
- the rpmB gene encoding 50S ribosomal protein L28 produces the protein MARVCQVTGKGPMVGNNVSHANNKTKRRFLPNLQSRRFWVESENRWVRLRVSTNALRTIDKNGIDAVLADLRARGELA, from the coding sequence ATGGCACGCGTATGCCAAGTAACCGGCAAAGGCCCAATGGTGGGCAACAATGTTTCGCACGCTAACAACAAAACCAAGCGTCGTTTCCTGCCCAACCTGCAATCACGCCGGTTTTGGGTCGAATCCGAAAACCGTTGGGTACGTCTTCGCGTATCCACCAACGCCCTGCGCACCATCGACAAGAACGGCATCGACGCCGTCCTGGCCGACCTGCGTGCCCGCGGCGAACTGGCCTGA
- a CDS encoding glutamate-5-semialdehyde dehydrogenase, which produces MTTATSASISLETLGRQARQATRRMRTASGAEKSTALRAMAQQLHEQRAWLQAENARDLQTAAERGLEAPLMDRLKLSDKALDTMAAGLEQIAAMADPIGSLSDTSIRPNGMRVARMRVPLGVIGIIYESRPNVTIDAAALCLKTGNATILRGGSEAFHSNQALGSIIQAGLKIAGLPPQAVQVVDTTDRAAVGQMVTLTDYIDVIIPRGGKGLISRLAAEARVPLIKHLDGNCHLYIDRAADLDRALDVAINGKTYRYGICGATETLLVHAEIADQWLPLAGRRFADLGVELRACPRAAALLPDAIPATEDDWSSEFLAPILAVRVVDSLNDAMEHIARYSSEHTESIVTEDLSAAQRFQREVDSSSVYVNLPTCFADGFEYGLGAEIGISTNRLHARGPVGLEGLTIQKWVLTGEGQLRG; this is translated from the coding sequence ATGACTACTGCCACCTCTGCATCGATATCCCTAGAAACACTGGGCCGCCAGGCCAGACAGGCCACGCGGCGGATGCGCACTGCCTCGGGGGCAGAAAAATCCACCGCCCTGCGGGCCATGGCCCAGCAGCTGCACGAACAACGCGCCTGGCTGCAAGCCGAAAACGCCCGCGATCTGCAGACAGCCGCCGAACGCGGCCTGGAGGCTCCCTTGATGGATCGCCTGAAGCTGTCTGACAAGGCGCTGGATACGATGGCTGCCGGCCTGGAACAAATCGCCGCCATGGCCGACCCCATCGGCAGCCTGAGCGACACCAGCATCCGGCCCAATGGCATGCGGGTGGCCCGCATGCGCGTCCCGCTGGGGGTCATCGGCATTATTTACGAATCCCGCCCCAACGTCACCATCGACGCCGCCGCGTTGTGCCTGAAGACCGGCAACGCGACGATTCTGCGCGGCGGCAGCGAAGCCTTTCATTCCAACCAAGCCCTGGGCAGCATCATCCAGGCCGGCCTGAAAATCGCCGGCCTGCCGCCCCAGGCCGTGCAGGTCGTGGACACCACCGACCGAGCTGCCGTGGGCCAGATGGTGACCCTGACCGACTATATCGACGTCATCATCCCGCGCGGCGGCAAAGGCCTGATCTCCCGTCTGGCTGCAGAGGCCCGCGTGCCCCTGATCAAGCACCTGGACGGCAACTGCCACCTGTATATCGACCGCGCCGCCGACCTGGATCGCGCCCTGGATGTCGCAATCAACGGGAAGACCTATCGCTATGGCATTTGCGGTGCCACAGAGACCCTGCTGGTGCATGCCGAGATTGCCGACCAGTGGCTGCCCCTGGCGGGCCGACGCTTTGCGGATCTGGGGGTCGAACTGCGCGCCTGCCCCCGGGCAGCCGCCTTGTTGCCCGATGCCATCCCCGCCACCGAAGACGACTGGAGCAGCGAATTCCTGGCCCCCATTCTGGCGGTGCGGGTGGTCGACTCGCTGAACGACGCCATGGAACACATCGCCCGCTACAGCTCCGAACATACCGAATCCATCGTGACCGAAGACCTCAGCGCCGCCCAGCGCTTCCAGCGTGAAGTCGATTCCAGCTCAGTCTATGTCAACCTGCCCACCTGCTTTGCCGATGGCTTCGAGTATGGCCTGGGGGCTGAGATCGGCATTTCCACCAACCGCCTGCATGCCCGCGGCCCGGTGGGCCTGGAAGGCCTGACCATCCAGAAATGGGTGCTGACTGGCGAAGGCCAGCTGCGGGGTTGA
- a CDS encoding RDD family protein: MNSNSPATAVPPAPTRLRRFACMMYEGVLLFGVVFLAGYLFDTLTQSHNGLMLRHSRQAFLFVAIGVYFLFCWRRGGQTLPMKTWNIRLTDRQGTPLRAGRMLLRYLLLWPIPLLAALLVAGLSHITGWASLDLLIVATPFFHFIWTWFDPQGQFLHDRLLGTELHDLGRRTP; encoded by the coding sequence ATGAATTCCAATTCACCGGCTACCGCCGTCCCCCCGGCGCCTACCCGCTTGCGTCGCTTTGCCTGCATGATGTACGAAGGCGTGCTGCTGTTTGGCGTGGTCTTTTTAGCCGGATATCTGTTTGACACCCTGACCCAGAGCCACAACGGCCTGATGCTGCGCCACAGCCGTCAAGCTTTCCTATTCGTGGCCATTGGCGTGTATTTTCTATTTTGTTGGCGACGGGGCGGCCAGACCCTGCCCATGAAGACATGGAATATCCGCCTGACAGACCGGCAAGGCACGCCGCTGCGGGCTGGCCGCATGCTGCTGCGCTACTTGCTGCTATGGCCGATTCCCCTGCTGGCTGCCCTGCTGGTGGCAGGCTTATCACACATCACAGGCTGGGCCTCGCTGGATCTGCTGATCGTCGCCACCCCATTTTTCCATTTCATCTGGACCTGGTTCGACCCACAAGGCCAATTTCTGCATGATCGTCTGTTGGGTACCGAACTACATGATCTAGGACGCCGCACGCCATGA
- the leuS gene encoding leucine--tRNA ligase, whose protein sequence is MQQRYLPNQVESDAQNHWRTDDVYRVTEYATNADGSPKPKFYACSMLPYPSGKLHMGHVRNYTINDMMTRQLRMRGYNVLMPMGWDAFGMPAENAAMKSGVPPAKWTYDNIAYMKKQMQAMGLAIDWSREMCACDPAYYKWNQWLFLKMLEKGIAYRKTQVVNWDPVDQTVLANEQVIDGRGWRSGAPVEKREIPGYYLRITDYAGELLDTLEDGLPGWPERVRLMQENWIGRSEGVRFAFRHDIRNHDGQLIQDGLMHVFTTRADTIMGVTFCAVAPEHPLATHAAQDNPSLAAFIEHCRQGGTTEAELATREKEGLPTGLHVTHPLTGQAIPVWVGNYVLMSYGDGAVMGVPAHDERDFAFALKYALPIHQVIDAQGQTWSDSAWQDWYGDKQIGHTINSGKYDGLTTAQAIQAIAADLTAMGLGQLRTTWRLRDWGISRQRYWGTPIPIIHCADCGPVPVPEKDLPVVLPDDLVPDGSGNPLAKHEGFLACHCPSCGKPARRETDTMDTFIDSSWYFMRYTSPGNDQAMVDARNDYWMPMDQYIGGIEHAVLHLLYARFWTRVMRDLGMLSFSEPFTKLLCQGMVLNHIYSRKNERGGTEYFWPEDVDNLTDDKGAIIGAQLKSDGSAIDYGGIGTMSKSKNNGVDPQSLIDSMGADTARLFVMFASPPEQTLEWSDSGVDGAHRFLRRLWTFCQTQRDVLRQHAQLPTVWADLDDAQADLRRSIHGLLKQADYDYQRIQYNTVVSTAMKMLNTLESAAQAGVGGAALAETTSILLRVLYPVVPHITWHLWRDLGLADHLGDLLDAPWPEVDQTALLADTVSLVLQVNGKVRGQLSVPQAADKAAIEALARDHEVVGRFLEGRPPKRVIVVPGRLVNVVG, encoded by the coding sequence ATGCAGCAACGCTATCTTCCGAACCAGGTCGAATCCGACGCCCAGAACCATTGGCGCACCGATGACGTCTATCGCGTCACTGAATACGCCACCAACGCCGACGGCTCACCCAAACCAAAGTTCTACGCCTGCTCGATGCTGCCGTACCCCAGCGGCAAGCTGCACATGGGCCATGTGCGCAACTACACCATCAACGACATGATGACCCGGCAGTTGCGTATGCGCGGATACAACGTGCTGATGCCGATGGGTTGGGATGCCTTTGGCATGCCCGCTGAGAACGCCGCCATGAAATCCGGCGTGCCGCCCGCCAAATGGACTTACGACAATATCGCCTACATGAAAAAGCAGATGCAGGCGATGGGACTGGCCATCGACTGGTCTCGCGAAATGTGCGCTTGCGACCCGGCTTACTACAAATGGAACCAATGGCTGTTCCTGAAAATGCTGGAAAAAGGCATTGCCTACCGCAAGACCCAGGTCGTCAACTGGGACCCGGTGGATCAGACCGTGCTGGCCAATGAACAGGTCATCGACGGGCGCGGCTGGCGTTCCGGCGCACCCGTCGAAAAACGTGAAATCCCTGGCTACTACCTGCGCATCACGGACTATGCCGGCGAACTGCTGGACACCCTGGAAGACGGCCTGCCGGGCTGGCCCGAGCGCGTGCGCCTGATGCAGGAAAACTGGATCGGTCGTAGCGAAGGCGTGCGTTTTGCCTTTCGTCACGATATCCGCAACCACGACGGCCAGTTGATTCAGGACGGCCTGATGCATGTCTTCACCACCCGGGCGGACACCATCATGGGGGTGACCTTCTGCGCCGTGGCCCCCGAACATCCGCTGGCCACCCACGCTGCCCAGGACAACCCCAGCCTGGCCGCCTTCATCGAACACTGCCGCCAGGGCGGCACCACCGAAGCCGAACTTGCCACCCGAGAAAAAGAAGGCCTGCCCACAGGCCTGCATGTCACCCATCCGCTGACCGGCCAAGCCATCCCCGTCTGGGTGGGTAATTATGTGCTGATGAGCTATGGCGACGGGGCTGTCATGGGCGTACCCGCCCACGACGAGCGGGATTTCGCCTTTGCCCTGAAATACGCGCTGCCCATCCATCAGGTCATCGATGCCCAAGGCCAGACCTGGTCGGACAGCGCCTGGCAGGACTGGTACGGCGACAAGCAAATCGGCCACACCATCAATTCCGGAAAATACGACGGCCTGACCACCGCCCAGGCCATCCAGGCGATTGCCGCCGACCTGACGGCCATGGGTTTGGGCCAGCTGCGCACCACCTGGCGACTGCGCGACTGGGGGATTTCCCGCCAACGCTACTGGGGCACGCCCATCCCCATCATTCACTGCGCAGACTGCGGCCCGGTGCCTGTCCCCGAAAAAGACCTGCCCGTGGTCCTGCCCGACGATCTGGTCCCCGATGGCAGCGGCAACCCGCTGGCCAAGCACGAAGGCTTTCTGGCCTGCCATTGCCCATCGTGCGGCAAACCCGCCCGGCGCGAAACCGACACCATGGATACCTTTATCGATTCATCCTGGTATTTCATGCGCTATACCTCGCCCGGCAACGATCAGGCCATGGTAGATGCCCGCAACGATTACTGGATGCCCATGGACCAGTACATCGGCGGCATCGAACACGCGGTTCTGCACCTGCTGTATGCACGCTTCTGGACGCGCGTCATGCGCGATCTGGGCATGCTGTCGTTTTCCGAGCCCTTCACCAAGCTGCTGTGTCAGGGCATGGTCCTGAACCACATCTATTCGCGCAAAAACGAACGCGGCGGCACGGAATACTTCTGGCCGGAAGACGTTGACAACCTCACGGACGACAAGGGCGCCATCATCGGCGCACAGCTGAAGTCCGATGGCTCCGCCATTGATTACGGCGGCATCGGCACCATGTCGAAATCCAAAAACAACGGCGTGGACCCTCAGTCCCTGATCGACAGCATGGGGGCCGACACCGCCCGCCTGTTCGTCATGTTCGCCAGCCCCCCCGAACAGACCCTGGAATGGTCTGACTCCGGGGTCGATGGAGCGCACCGGTTCTTGCGCCGCCTGTGGACCTTCTGCCAGACACAGCGCGATGTGCTGCGCCAACACGCCCAATTGCCGACGGTCTGGGCCGACCTGGACGACGCCCAGGCGGATCTGCGCCGCAGCATCCATGGCCTGTTGAAGCAAGCCGACTACGACTACCAGCGCATCCAGTACAACACGGTGGTTTCCACCGCCATGAAAATGCTCAATACGCTGGAATCCGCCGCCCAGGCAGGAGTCGGCGGGGCTGCTCTGGCTGAAACCACCTCGATACTGCTGCGGGTGCTGTACCCGGTGGTGCCACATATCACCTGGCATCTGTGGCGCGATCTAGGGCTGGCCGACCACCTGGGCGACTTGCTGGACGCGCCCTGGCCAGAGGTCGACCAAACCGCCCTGCTGGCCGATACAGTCAGCCTGGTGCTGCAGGTCAACGGCAAGGTCCGTGGACAGCTCAGCGTCCCGCAGGCAGCCGACAAAGCCGCGATTGAAGCGCTCGCCCGCGACCACGAGGTCGTTGGGCGCTTCCTGGAAGGCCGCCCCCCAAAACGCGTCATCGTCGTACCCGGACGCCTGGTCAACGTCGTCGGATAA
- the holA gene encoding DNA polymerase III subunit delta has protein sequence MNSRAPDAQQLIDGLATGQALASCMVLSGDEILLVTEVADAYRAAAVRQGCSERTHLVMDARSDWSQALASARNTSLFGDLRLLEISLPTGKPGKTGSDALQQLAALCSQDQMPDLKVLIRLPALDRATQQGKWVQALKKQALWQDIPSIQRTALPDWIATRLARQQQDTSPETLAWLSDKVEGNLLAAHQEILKLALLHPAGHLTLEQVQAAVLNVARYNLYDLRDAMLAGQADRALTVLNGLRAEGEALVLVLWAVGEEIRIINRISADPNPDAAMRSQRVFGPRERLIRQALQRVPARTWPLALRHAHEIDSLIKGIPVVGQLTDPWDELARLTLRIATAGVRRH, from the coding sequence ATGAACAGCCGCGCACCAGATGCCCAGCAGCTGATCGACGGGCTGGCGACAGGGCAGGCGCTGGCGTCTTGCATGGTGTTGTCGGGCGACGAGATCCTGCTGGTGACCGAGGTCGCCGATGCCTACCGCGCAGCCGCAGTCCGCCAAGGCTGCAGCGAGCGCACCCATCTGGTCATGGATGCCCGCAGCGACTGGAGCCAGGCGCTGGCCAGCGCCCGCAATACCTCGCTGTTTGGCGATTTACGCCTGCTGGAGATCAGCCTGCCCACCGGCAAGCCCGGCAAGACCGGCTCCGACGCCCTGCAGCAGCTGGCTGCCCTGTGCAGCCAGGATCAAATGCCCGACCTCAAAGTCCTGATCAGGCTGCCGGCACTGGACCGGGCCACTCAACAAGGCAAGTGGGTCCAGGCCCTGAAAAAACAGGCGCTCTGGCAAGACATCCCTTCGATCCAGCGCACCGCGCTGCCCGACTGGATTGCCACCCGCCTGGCCAGACAACAGCAGGACACCAGCCCAGAAACCCTGGCCTGGCTCAGCGACAAAGTCGAGGGCAACCTGCTGGCCGCCCACCAGGAAATCCTGAAGCTCGCCCTGCTGCACCCCGCAGGTCATCTGACGCTGGAACAAGTCCAGGCCGCCGTACTGAACGTCGCCCGCTATAACCTGTACGACCTGCGCGACGCCATGCTGGCAGGCCAGGCCGACCGCGCCTTGACGGTCTTGAACGGCCTGCGGGCCGAAGGCGAGGCCCTGGTGCTGGTGTTGTGGGCCGTGGGCGAAGAAATCCGCATCATCAACCGCATCAGCGCCGACCCCAACCCGGATGCCGCCATGCGCAGCCAGCGGGTTTTTGGCCCGCGCGAACGCCTGATCCGCCAGGCCCTGCAGCGCGTGCCTGCACGAACCTGGCCGCTGGCCCTGCGCCATGCCCATGAAATCGACAGCCTGATCAAAGGCATTCCGGTGGTCGGCCAACTGACCGACCCCTGGGACGAACTCGCCCGCCTGACCCTGCGCATCGCCACCGCAGGCGTCCGACGCCACTGA
- a CDS encoding Bcr/CflA family multidrug efflux MFS transporter — MGALAALGPLAIDMYLPAFGDIAQELQVSQGLVERTLASYLLGLALAQLLYGPLTDRYGRRVPLLCGLTLFTVASLACAVSQDIEHLMAWRAVQAFGGAAGMVVPRAVVRDYLDTQEAAKALSLLMLVMGVMPIAAPLLGGQAVTLGSWRTVFYLMALFGAGLWLTVLLRMRESLAPERRTPLAVSTIMRNFRHLLAHRGFMGYSLAGGMGTAGLFAYISGSPLVFINIYGIDPRWFGLLFGLNALSLILAAQFSARLLNRHRPQTLLLHSQFTLVLMTLAALVLTLAGWINLPLLMVCLMGFMASQGFVGPNAAALALAEQGPRLGTASALMGSLQMFCGASAGLAVSLWHTNSPLPLTSVLAACALLSWLFGRFGMRHAQRT, encoded by the coding sequence ATGGGCGCGCTAGCCGCGCTGGGCCCCTTGGCCATCGACATGTACCTGCCCGCTTTTGGCGATATCGCCCAAGAGCTGCAGGTGTCCCAAGGCCTGGTCGAGCGCACGCTGGCCAGCTACCTGCTGGGCCTGGCGCTGGCCCAACTGCTATACGGCCCCCTGACGGATCGCTATGGGCGGCGCGTGCCGCTGCTGTGCGGCCTGACCCTGTTCACCGTGGCCTCATTGGCCTGTGCCGTCAGCCAGGATATCGAACACTTGATGGCCTGGCGCGCCGTACAGGCTTTCGGCGGGGCGGCAGGGATGGTGGTGCCGCGCGCTGTCGTGCGCGACTATCTGGACACACAAGAAGCCGCAAAGGCGCTATCGCTGCTGATGCTGGTGATGGGGGTCATGCCGATTGCAGCCCCTCTGCTGGGCGGACAGGCAGTCACCCTGGGCTCCTGGCGCACCGTGTTTTACCTGATGGCCTTGTTCGGTGCCGGGCTGTGGCTGACGGTACTGCTGCGCATGCGCGAATCCCTGGCGCCAGAACGCCGCACGCCTTTGGCGGTCAGCACGATCATGCGCAATTTCCGCCATCTGCTGGCGCATCGCGGCTTCATGGGCTATTCGCTGGCGGGCGGCATGGGGACGGCTGGTCTGTTTGCCTACATTTCGGGTTCTCCCCTGGTCTTCATCAACATCTACGGCATCGACCCGCGCTGGTTCGGCCTGCTGTTCGGCCTGAACGCCCTCAGCCTGATACTGGCGGCCCAGTTCAGCGCCCGCCTGCTGAACCGCCACCGGCCACAGACGCTGCTCCTGCACTCGCAATTCACGCTGGTCCTGATGACCCTGGCGGCTCTGGTCCTGACCCTGGCGGGCTGGATCAACCTGCCCCTGCTGATGGTGTGCCTGATGGGATTCATGGCCAGCCAAGGCTTTGTCGGCCCCAATGCGGCAGCCTTGGCGCTGGCCGAACAGGGCCCGCGTCTGGGCACGGCATCGGCGCTGATGGGATCTTTGCAAATGTTTTGCGGGGCAAGCGCCGGGCTGGCCGTCAGTCTGTGGCATACGAACAGCCCCTTGCCACTGACCTCCGTGCTGGCCGCATGCGCTCTGTTATCCTGGTTGTTTGGCCGCTTTGGTATGCGTCATGCCCAGCGGACTTGA
- the rpmG gene encoding 50S ribosomal protein L33, which produces MAKGIREKIKLESTAGTGHFYTTTKNKRNMPEKMLIKKFDPVVRKHVEYKETKLK; this is translated from the coding sequence ATGGCAAAAGGTATCCGTGAAAAAATCAAGCTGGAATCCACAGCTGGTACTGGTCACTTCTACACGACCACAAAAAACAAGCGCAACATGCCGGAAAAAATGCTGATCAAGAAATTTGATCCGGTGGTTCGCAAGCACGTCGAATACAAGGAAACCAAGCTGAAATAA
- a CDS encoding CopD family protein, which yields MLWVKTFHLLFIVSWFAGLFYLPRIYVNLASETNPETRATLLGMAGRLYRFMTPLGILALILGLVLWLHYGIGQGQAWMHAKLLGVLALLAFHLACRRHLRAFSNGTNTHSHGYFRWFNEIPVLLLLLILILVIVKPF from the coding sequence ATGCTGTGGGTCAAGACTTTCCACCTGCTATTCATCGTGTCCTGGTTTGCCGGGCTGTTCTATCTGCCGCGCATCTATGTCAACCTGGCCTCTGAAACCAACCCGGAGACCCGGGCCACCCTGCTGGGGATGGCGGGACGCCTGTATCGTTTCATGACCCCTCTGGGCATACTGGCCCTGATCCTGGGGCTGGTATTGTGGCTGCATTACGGCATCGGCCAGGGCCAGGCCTGGATGCACGCAAAGCTGCTGGGCGTCCTGGCCCTGCTGGCCTTTCATCTGGCCTGCCGCCGCCACCTGCGGGCCTTCAGCAACGGCACCAATACCCACAGCCACGGCTATTTCCGCTGGTTCAATGAAATTCCGGTCCTGTTGCTATTGCTGATTTTGATCCTGGTGATCGTCAAACCTTTTTAA
- the lptE gene encoding LPS assembly lipoprotein LptE, which translates to MSLTTAAARILRWTGVLLGLMALSACGFHLKQAAPLPYHSIYTNINLDTVAGANLQRIILANSPETKFVPQRNQADVYLHQISESENLRQLSIDAEGRVEEYELSLEFTFELLDRAGRILLPPTTLQRIRELPYNERIVQAKESEIAHTFVDMRNSLSTQILRRISAPDVLAAYNNAAEQPMGTMPDDSPAQLDRANRLGSPSQLTH; encoded by the coding sequence ATGAGCCTGACTACTGCCGCTGCACGAATCTTGCGCTGGACCGGGGTGCTGCTGGGCCTGATGGCCCTGAGCGCCTGTGGCTTTCACCTGAAACAGGCCGCCCCCCTGCCCTATCACAGCATCTACACCAACATCAATCTGGATACGGTCGCCGGTGCCAACCTGCAACGCATCATTCTGGCCAACTCCCCAGAGACAAAGTTCGTGCCACAGCGTAATCAGGCCGATGTCTATCTGCACCAGATTTCCGAATCTGAAAACCTGCGCCAGCTGTCCATCGATGCCGAGGGCCGGGTCGAGGAATATGAACTCAGCCTGGAGTTCACCTTCGAACTGCTGGATCGGGCCGGCCGCATCCTGCTGCCACCCACGACCTTGCAGCGCATCCGCGAACTGCCCTACAACGAGCGCATCGTCCAGGCCAAGGAAAGCGAAATCGCCCATACTTTTGTCGACATGCGCAACAGTCTCAGCACCCAGATCCTGCGCCGCATCAGCGCACCTGATGTGCTGGCCGCCTACAACAATGCCGCCGAGCAGCCCATGGGCACCATGCCTGACGACAGTCCGGCGCAGCTTGATCGCGCCAACCGCCTGGGCTCTCCCAGCCAGTTGACGCACTAA
- a CDS encoding THUMP domain-containing protein — protein MSDTSRKTLSLKPRPSRSSSEEDQRPKRTGARARQAAIQERAQQARGETPDNAPRQLADARPPRRDRDTNPDNRPYASASDRPRADAQRREGRSENNAHSRRDEQSGQRRPYRQTAERTSERPDTRYRNTGADEQAPARLQHLPRQSRQPRQQHLTEIFPVFAPCPHGLEDALTLELQALGYDGVRAGRAGCHFQADWMGVMRANLYSRLATRILVQVAQADVQTEDDILALARETEWERWFGAEQTLRVDTSAIHSPMRSLQYCNLRAKDGICDRLREREGERPSIDTVRPDARVHLFLDARQATLYLDVSGESLFKRGWRLDKGEAPLRENLAAGLLALSDWTPDAALLDPFCGSGTILIEAAWIALGVPPGIWRPFGFERLRSHDARRWRDLKDDARARIAPRLDVPLVGSDIHPAAIESARANLDRAHLSPDAIRFEACDARRMQPPAEAGWIVTNPPYGERLGDHEQDLWPQWATQLKQQYGGWQVNIITSDLDLPGQLRLKPRRRHPLHNGALDCRLFQFELVSAGYRDRA, from the coding sequence ATGAGCGATACTTCCCGCAAGACCCTGAGCCTGAAACCCAGGCCTAGCCGTTCCTCCTCCGAGGAAGACCAGCGCCCAAAACGCACGGGTGCCCGCGCACGCCAGGCTGCCATCCAGGAACGCGCCCAACAGGCGCGCGGCGAAACGCCCGACAATGCGCCCAGACAGCTGGCTGATGCCCGCCCACCACGCAGAGACAGAGACACCAATCCCGACAACCGCCCCTATGCCAGTGCATCGGACCGGCCTCGTGCAGACGCCCAGCGCCGCGAGGGCCGATCCGAAAATAATGCACACAGCCGACGCGACGAGCAATCAGGCCAGCGGCGGCCCTATCGCCAAACGGCGGAGCGGACCAGCGAACGCCCGGATACCCGCTACCGAAACACCGGCGCGGACGAACAGGCCCCAGCCCGTCTCCAGCACCTGCCCCGCCAGTCGCGTCAACCTCGCCAGCAGCACCTGACTGAAATCTTCCCGGTGTTCGCCCCCTGTCCGCACGGCCTGGAAGACGCCTTGACGCTGGAACTGCAGGCCCTGGGCTATGACGGCGTACGGGCAGGCAGGGCGGGCTGTCATTTTCAGGCGGACTGGATGGGGGTGATGCGGGCCAACCTGTATTCCCGTCTGGCCACGCGCATCCTGGTGCAGGTCGCCCAGGCCGATGTACAGACTGAAGACGATATTCTGGCCCTGGCCCGCGAGACCGAATGGGAACGCTGGTTCGGTGCAGAACAAACCCTGCGGGTGGATACCTCTGCCATCCACAGCCCCATGCGCAGCCTGCAATACTGCAACCTAAGGGCCAAGGACGGCATCTGCGACCGCCTGCGCGAACGCGAAGGCGAACGGCCCAGCATTGATACGGTCCGCCCGGATGCCCGCGTCCACCTGTTTTTGGATGCAAGACAAGCCACGCTTTACCTGGATGTCTCTGGCGAGTCCCTCTTCAAGCGCGGTTGGCGCCTGGACAAGGGCGAGGCCCCCCTACGTGAAAATTTGGCGGCGGGCCTGCTGGCACTGTCCGATTGGACCCCCGACGCTGCGCTATTGGACCCATTCTGTGGCAGCGGCACCATCCTGATCGAAGCCGCCTGGATCGCGCTAGGCGTGCCCCCCGGTATCTGGCGGCCTTTTGGCTTCGAGCGCCTGCGGTCGCACGATGCCCGACGCTGGCGCGACCTGAAGGATGACGCCCGCGCCCGCATTGCCCCCCGGCTGGATGTGCCCCTGGTGGGCAGCGACATCCATCCAGCCGCGATTGAATCCGCCCGCGCCAATCTCGACCGCGCCCACCTAAGCCCGGATGCCATTCGCTTTGAAGCCTGTGATGCCCGCCGGATGCAGCCACCCGCCGAGGCCGGTTGGATCGTGACCAACCCACCGTATGGGGAACGGCTGGGCGACCATGAGCAAGACTTGTGGCCCCAATGGGCCACCCAGTTGAAACAACAATACGGCGGCTGGCAAGTGAACATCATTACCAGCGACCTGGATCTGCCTGGACAATTGCGTCTGAAACCTCGGCGGCGCCATCCCTTGCACAATGGCGCGCTGGATTGCCGCCTGTTTCAGTTCGAGCTGGTATCGGCAGGCTATCGCGACCGGGCGTAG